AACGCTGATGAAAAATACGGCGGGGCGTATTCCATGCAGGGTGCGCTCACGCATTCGGTGAACACCGTGGCCGTGAACACGGCTTTGCAAGTGGGTATGCCGCAGGTGATTACACTGGCTAAAAGCCTAGGCCTTTCCAGCGATTTGCCTTCCACTCCAGCCCTGGCGCTGGGCACGGCAGATGCCAGTTTGTTGGAAATGGTGACCGCGTATGCCAGCTTCGCGAATGGTGGTTATAAGGTGGAGCCACGCTATTTGCTGAGAATTGTGGACCGAAACGGACGCGTGCTCCTGGACAAAACCAGACCCACCAGAGGCCGGCAGGTCATAAGCTGGCAAACGGCCCAACTGCTCCGGCCCATGCTCCAGAGCGCCGTCTCAGAGGGCACCGGCCGCAGACTGCGCCGTGATTACCCGTTGAACATGGACATTGCTGGCAAGACGGGCACCACCCAATCACACGCCGATGGCTGGTTTGTGGCCTACACGCCAGACTTGGTGGCCGGTGCCTGGGTTGGCGGCCAAGACCGCAGAATCAGGTTCAGAGACTTGGAAAAAGGCGGTGGCGCCAACACGGCCTTGCCCATCTGGGGCAGTTTCTTCCAACGCCTTGTCAAGGAACGCGACTACCGCCGCTACGCCAACAGCCGTTTCACGCCAGTACCTCCCTTACTTCGCAGTTACCTGAATTGTCCGCCCTACCAACCGCCGGTGGTGGCAGCCCCAGTAGAAGAAGACAGAGGCCGAGGTATTGACGATTTTTTTGAAAAGACTGGCAGAAAACTCAAAGACCTCTTCAAAGGGAAAGGCAAAAAGAAAAAAGACCGTGACTGGCAGGAAGACCTGGAGGAGAAACTAGAAAAACAGAACCGCGGCAGAGGAAGGGGAAGGGATTAGCGTTTTATGTGGAGATGTGAAGATGAAGTGATTTGATGTTTCTGGCAAGAATATAGGATTCCCTTTCTTAACCGCGGATTCTCCCCTTGAGGGGAGCGTAGAGGGGTGTTTACATTTGCTGATTATGCATTTTATGATGTAGGGGCGTATCGCATACGCCCAATATGGTGGCATAGGTAGTATCTTTCATTTTGAAATTAAGGTCTGAAAAATATATTAAAGGAAATATCAGCAATGCGCAAGGGCGTATGCGATACGCCCCTACAGAATCTCCAAATTCGCTCTCCTGTGTAAACACCCCTCTGCACTCCCCTCAAGGGGAGAATCTGCATTTAGTTAGCGGTATACTCAACTTTATAATTCACCTTAAAACTTAGCCTTTCATTCCGCTTTAACAAAAAAACGCCTCACCTGTTCTAAAACCGGTGAGGCGTTTTTCATATTACCGTTTTTGGCTTCATTTCTGGAAACGAGGCCGAAAACGCATTTATCTTAATTCTTTCGCTTCTCCAGCGTGACTTTGGCTTTGTGGCAGATGCCGCCTAGCGGTGGGTTGAATTTGGAGACGCTCACGGTAATCTGCTCCACGAAGGGGAATTCCTGGTAGATGCCTTCAATGATGCGGTGGCCCAGATGCTCTAATAAACGGGCCGGTTGCCCCATCTCTTTGAGGACTAGCTTATACAAGCGCTCGTAGTTCACCGTCTGGTCCAGGTTATCTGAGGAGGCGGCGGCGTGCAGATCGGTGAGGAGGTACAGGTCCACGCCGTATTTATTGCCTATCTTCTGCTCCTCGTCATAATACCCATGAAAGGCGAAGAACTCCATGCCTTCCAGTGCAATCTGCCCCATGCGTAAGGCCTAGATTTCGTCAAAGAAAGAACCGCCGGTGGTGGCGGCCACAGCCGGTTTGGCCTGCGTGGTCATGGGCGGCTGCACTTCTGGCGTGGTGGGCACCGGCGATTCACGCTCCGGGGCTGGTTCCTCTACCGGTGCCGGTGTAGGCATTGGCGGAATATCTGGCTTGGGCTCTTCGCGCTTAGGCGGGTCAATAGACGGCGTTGGGATGCGTGGCGGCACAATCTCCGGCGTGCGCGGGTGTACGTCTGGCGCGGGGTTAGGCGTGGGCACAGACGGAATAGTACCCGGCGTGGCAGGAATAGCTTCGCGGCTTCCGCCTTCGCCAAAGCCGTAGCTCTGTGGTTGGTCTACCAGGGCAGACGCCGTATTCATAGATTTGATAGCCGGGGCTACAGGTGCAAATGTGTTCATAGGAGTATCTTTTTCGTCATCGGGGCGCTGCATGGCTTTGGCTTGCGCGGCCCGTTGTAAGATACTGCCAATGGCGGCTTTGGGTTTTGCTTTGGTCTTCTCTACTTTGTCTAACGCGTCTGAGGCCATGTTCTGCAGGTCGCGCACCAGGTTCTCCAGGTAGTCTTCCAGACGCAGGTAGTCCTGCTCCAGGTTTTTGACTTCGCCCTGCATCTCGGCAATGGTTTTGTCGGCTTGCTGGTAGGCGTTGTCCAGTACGCTGCGGGCTTTCTGGCGGGCGGCTTCCAGCAGTTGGTCAGATTTCAATTGGGCTTCTCTGATTTGCAGGTCGGCGGCTTTGGAAGCCTGTTCCACCATGCTGGTGCTGGTGTCCTCGGCGGTTTTGAGCGTTTTGTAAAGCGATGACTCCACCTCGCGAAGTTTCTGCACTTCGCGGCCCGCTACGTCTAGTTTGGTTTTCAGGTCTTTGTTTTCGTCCTGCAGTTTTTCCCATTGCTGCGAAAGCGTGAGTAAAAAGGCTTGCACCTCATCTTTGTCCAACCCCCGGAACGCTTTCTCAAACGTTTTCTGTCTAATCTCTAATGGTGTAATCTTCATATCTACGCTTTACTTCAAGGTTAATGCCCAAACGGCAATGCTGCGGTCATCACTACACGAAACTAACTGATTCCAGTGACTAGACCAAAACATTTTATTGACCGAGGTGCCGTGTCCCGCGTGGCGGGCTTTATCAATCACTTTTAATAATTTAAACGTCTGCGTGTCCCAAACCTTAATGGATTTGTCCATGCTGCAGGTGGCAAACAACCTTCCGTTCGGACTGAAAACCAAATGATTAATAGTGAACAAGTGGGCAATGATGCTGGTATGTTCCTGGTACTGATTCTTTACTTCCCACGTCTTTAGATGCGCGTCTCGGCCACCGCTGAGCAGAAACGCCCCGTCTGGTGTGTAGCCCAGCGTGAACACTGAATTGGTATGGCCGGTGAGTTCCTTTTTCACCGCCAAGGTTTGTTTGTCTAGCACCAGAATGCGGTGGTCGCTCAGGCCCACTGCTATATCTTCTTTCTCTGGATGCAAGGCCAAGCACCGAACGCTTTTCTCTGACAAGTTCACGGTCTGGGTGATTTCCAGTTTTTGCAAATCCAGGCGCAACAGCAGGCCATTGCCCATAGCTATAAAAGCCTGGTCCGTATCCGCATCCTGCTGAATGTCAAAAATAGCCGCGGGCGGAAGGGGAATGGTTTTGAGAATGGCTTTCGCCGAAAGGTCCAGCACTTCCAGGCTATTATGGTTGTGCCCGATCAAAAGACAATTCTTTGCCTCAACATAACGCAAGGCGTACACGCTGGAACTTACCTTGGCCACCAGTTCGCCTTTGTCGGGTTGGGTCAGGTCCCACTTCACCACCAAGCCATCGGCGCCCGACGAGAAAAACGTATGGCTTTCCGGCCCGCGCTCCACGGTATACACGCAGTCGTGGTGACCGGTGAAGGTGTTGATTTTCTGAACCTGAAACGGACTGGCCATGGAGTTTGGGAAACTGGAGATGCTATTTTTGCCTAAATTTACCAAAACCAGCCCGAAAACAGACATCTGCCCCTTTTATTTGCCCATGCCGCTCCTTTCAACGCAAACTCTTTCCGCAGAAACGCTTTTAGGCCTTTGGCACATCAAAGAATCTGTGGCAGAATTGGAAGAAGCATTATTATACCTGAGACCCAACCATGCCTTGCCAGACTTCAAAGCCGAAAGCCGCCGCCGCGAATGGCTAGCCGTTCGGGTGCTGGCGTATAGTTTGTTGGACCAATTATCAGCAGATAAAACCATCATAACCCGTGAGGAAACCGGGCAGCCGGTGTGCGTTGCCGGTGGTTTTCAGGTGTCCTTGACACATTCCGGGCCTTGGGTGGCGGCCCTGGTTTCGGGCACCTACCAAGTTGGCATAGATATTGAAACACGGGGAACCAAGGTGCCGCGGCTGGTAGCAAAATTCCTAAGCGAGGAAGAACTGACCGCCTCCCAAACTGACCCTGTGAAAATGCACCTGTATTGGAGCGCGAAAGAGACCTTGTACAAAGCCTACAGCCGAAAAAAGCTGCTGTTCAAGGAAAATCTGCTGCTGGAAAATGTGAACGTGCAGCCCACCGGCCAGTTCAAGGGCACGGTGCAGACTCACAACTTCCGGCATACCTATGACGTTCACTATATTGTAGACCCTGAATATGTGCTGACCTACGTGTTGGCTCCGCTTGAAGCAGAACTTTGAAAATAGCCTATCAGCACCTTCCTTCATTAGCACCTTATTTTATGAAACGATATTTTACCCTCGCATTTTCTTTGTTACTGACCGCCTCGGTGTTTGCCCAGGGCGGTTACCGCATTGGTTCTAAAATCACCGATTTCACCTTGAAAGACCCCAGCGGACAGTCGGTGCCGTTGTCTAGTTTCAGTGATGCCAAGGCCGTGGTAGTGGTGTTCACCAGCGTGAAATGCCCATATTCCAAACTGTATGATGCCCGGTTGCAGGCCATTTCGCAGAATTACGGTGCGCGCGGCGTGCGGTTTGTGTACGTGAACGCCGCCATCGGGCTGGAGGAAGGCACCGCGCCCAAAGCCCAACCCGACCAAACCAGCACCCAAACGTTCCCTTACTTAGTAGACGAAGGCCAGAACCTAAGCAAGCAGTTTGGCGCCACCAAAGCGCCAGAAGTATTCGTGCTCCAGAATTCTGCCGACGGTTTTTACCTCCGCTACAAAGGCGCCATTGATGATAATCCGCAGATGGAATCTTACGTGAAGGAAAACTACCTGCGCACTGCCTTAGATAATGTACTTGCCAACAAAACCGTGACCGCCGCCGAAAAACGCGCCACGGGCTGCTTAATCAAGCGTTTTTAAATTGCTGATTGTTCATTGCTGATAATTTACGGAGACACCTCACAGGTTTTAAAACCTGTGAGGTGTCTCCGTTTTCGGGCTCTAAATTGGAAATGGAGCCTGAAACATCAACAAACCTACCGCAAGTTTAGCGCAGCGTAACTTGTGGTTTACCACGTTGTAAGTCTATTGACTTACGTAAGTTTTTAAACTTACAACATTGAATACCACATTTACGCTGCGCTAAACTTGCGGCAGTGGGTAGAGCCTTGTCTCTACGTGTTCCTGATTCCCGTTTTCGGCTTCATTTCCAGAATTGAGCCCGAAAACGCATTTCCAAACGCACCACCGTGTATCTTTGTCTCTGGAAGAAACTCCTAATTCTCAATTCCCAATTCCTAATTAACCGAAAGTGGATTTCCTGGACCCAGACTTGCAGGCCTACGCCGAGGCCCATACTTCCCCAGAATCTGACCTGCTGCGGCAGCTGAACCGCGAGACGCATTTGCATGTGCTCAAGCCGCGCATGCTGTCGGGGCATTTGCAGGGGCGTACGTTGGCTATGTTCTCCCGGATGCTGCGGCCGCGGCGGGTGCTGGAAATTGGTACCTACACGGGCTATTCGGCGCTTTGCCTGGCAGAAGGGCTGACCGAAGACGGCGTGTTGCACACCATTGACGTGAACGACGAGCTGGAGGACATGGTGCGCGGGTACGTGGAGAAAGCCGGATTCAGCCAGAAAATCATACAACACCTGGGCCAGGCCGCCGATATTATTCCCACGC
This region of Rufibacter sp. LB8 genomic DNA includes:
- a CDS encoding WD40 repeat domain-containing protein produces the protein MASPFQVQKINTFTGHHDCVYTVERGPESHTFFSSGADGLVVKWDLTQPDKGELVAKVSSSVYALRYVEAKNCLLIGHNHNSLEVLDLSAKAILKTIPLPPAAIFDIQQDADTDQAFIAMGNGLLLRLDLQKLEITQTVNLSEKSVRCLALHPEKEDIAVGLSDHRILVLDKQTLAVKKELTGHTNSVFTLGYTPDGAFLLSGGRDAHLKTWEVKNQYQEHTSIIAHLFTINHLVFSPNGRLFATCSMDKSIKVWDTQTFKLLKVIDKARHAGHGTSVNKMFWSSHWNQLVSCSDDRSIAVWALTLK
- the folB gene encoding dihydroneopterin aldolase; the protein is MGQIALEGMEFFAFHGYYDEEQKIGNKYGVDLYLLTDLHAAASSDNLDQTVNYERLYKLVLKEMGQPARLLEHLGHRIIEGIYQEFPFVEQITVSVSKFNPPLGGICHKAKVTLEKRKN
- a CDS encoding 4'-phosphopantetheinyl transferase superfamily protein; amino-acid sequence: MPLLSTQTLSAETLLGLWHIKESVAELEEALLYLRPNHALPDFKAESRRREWLAVRVLAYSLLDQLSADKTIITREETGQPVCVAGGFQVSLTHSGPWVAALVSGTYQVGIDIETRGTKVPRLVAKFLSEEELTASQTDPVKMHLYWSAKETLYKAYSRKKLLFKENLLLENVNVQPTGQFKGTVQTHNFRHTYDVHYIVDPEYVLTYVLAPLEAEL
- a CDS encoding DivIVA domain-containing protein, which codes for MKITPLEIRQKTFEKAFRGLDKDEVQAFLLTLSQQWEKLQDENKDLKTKLDVAGREVQKLREVESSLYKTLKTAEDTSTSMVEQASKAADLQIREAQLKSDQLLEAARQKARSVLDNAYQQADKTIAEMQGEVKNLEQDYLRLEDYLENLVRDLQNMASDALDKVEKTKAKPKAAIGSILQRAAQAKAMQRPDDEKDTPMNTFAPVAPAIKSMNTASALVDQPQSYGFGEGGSREAIPATPGTIPSVPTPNPAPDVHPRTPEIVPPRIPTPSIDPPKREEPKPDIPPMPTPAPVEEPAPERESPVPTTPEVQPPMTTQAKPAVAATTGGSFFDEI
- a CDS encoding redoxin family protein, translating into MKRYFTLAFSLLLTASVFAQGGYRIGSKITDFTLKDPSGQSVPLSSFSDAKAVVVVFTSVKCPYSKLYDARLQAISQNYGARGVRFVYVNAAIGLEEGTAPKAQPDQTSTQTFPYLVDEGQNLSKQFGATKAPEVFVLQNSADGFYLRYKGAIDDNPQMESYVKENYLRTALDNVLANKTVTAAEKRATGCLIKRF
- a CDS encoding O-methyltransferase gives rise to the protein MDFLDPDLQAYAEAHTSPESDLLRQLNRETHLHVLKPRMLSGHLQGRTLAMFSRMLRPRRVLEIGTYTGYSALCLAEGLTEDGVLHTIDVNDELEDMVRGYVEKAGFSQKIIQHLGQAADIIPTLQETWDLVFIDADKKNNGLYFDLVIDRVRQGGFILADNVLWSGKVVEKFRPKLDKDTQQVLDFNQKIQEDPRVENVLLPIRDGILVVRKK